The following proteins are co-located in the Paenibacillus sp. FSL H8-0079 genome:
- a CDS encoding DinB family protein — protein MSDANHSFGQALVKSLVGERGHIRIARALPDIDVTLAARTHDAMPYTIYQLVKHMHYWQQFMLEHLEGRKPQLPANVSESWPEEKGPQDEDTWKADIQAFLDGVDRAVAIAETAQLDDALLYFPGETKAGLLRNIASHNSYHLGEIVLLRRFYGAWPPPGGGFPA, from the coding sequence ATGTCAGATGCTAATCATAGCTTTGGGCAAGCCCTAGTCAAATCATTAGTGGGCGAACGCGGTCATATCCGCATCGCTCGTGCTCTACCCGATATTGATGTCACACTTGCTGCTCGTACGCACGATGCTATGCCATATACGATCTATCAGTTGGTGAAGCACATGCATTATTGGCAGCAATTCATGCTCGAGCACTTGGAAGGACGCAAGCCGCAGCTCCCTGCTAACGTGAGCGAGAGCTGGCCTGAAGAGAAAGGTCCACAGGATGAAGACACGTGGAAGGCGGATATTCAGGCATTCTTGGATGGGGTTGATCGAGCGGTAGCCATTGCGGAAACGGCACAATTGGATGATGCACTTCTCTATTTCCCAGGGGAAACCAAGGCAGGACTCCTACGCAATATCGCCTCGCACAACTCGTATCATCTGGGCGAGATTGTTCTGCTTCGCCGCTTCTACGGCGCATGGCCTCCTCCAGGTGGTGGATTCCCGGCGTAA